The Geminocystis sp. NIES-3708 genomic sequence GAGAAGATTTAACTTCCCCTTCTTGATTACTTTTGAGTTTATTTTTTAACATTTTCAGGCGTTTTTGCCATTGTTTTTTCTTCGCATAACCCCCCTTTCCTTTATCGTTTCTTCCTTCTCGTCTTGGAGATTCCCAACGTTTTAACCTTGGCATAGTCACATACTGCTTCTAATACACTAAAATCTATATTAGCAAATAAATCTCAATGTTCAACAGAAAAACGAACTTCTATCATGTATAGCGAAGAAATATTATTTCGCCGATCGCCAAAAGCTCCTTTTGATCGTCGTGCTTATGCGTTTTTAATTGATTTTATAGTAGTTTGGTTAATATCTTCTCTTGTTACTAATATTTTCTTAGAATTTTTTGTCTTTACATTACTTTGGTGGATTTTGAGGGTAATTATAGTAGATAAAAATAAAGGACAAAGTTTAGGGCGTTGGACAATGGACTTAAAAATAATAGATCTTCGTTTTAATCGTCTTCCTTCTTTGCTCACCTTAACCAAAAGAGAAGGTACTGTTGCTATAGGAGCATTTTTAGCCATGATTGCCTTAAAAATTAACTTTCAAGATTTTTTATTGATGATGTTATTTGCAACTCCTTTGCTTCTTGATGGATTGACTATTTTTACCGATGATCAATATAATCAATCATTTCACGATCGCATTAGTGGTACGATGATTACTCAAACAAAAAGAGGATTTTCACTGGATTTAAGACTGAAAAAGTTATTTAAAGAAGCAAGAAAAACTTGGCAAAAAAATAGAAAAAAATACAAATAACCAGTTAAAATTGAAAAACTATCTTTTAGTAATTGATTAGTTATATTATTAATAATAAATAAATGGGTAACGTTAATATTATTGGATTGGGAAAATCAGGTATTGCAGCGGCTAAAATTTTAAGAAAAAAAAATCATGAAGTAACCATTTATGATAGTTCGACATCAGAATCTTTAGAAAAAATCAAAAACAATCTTGCCCAAGAAGATATTTTAGTTAAATTAGGACAAACTATAGATCTAAATACTCAACATCAACCAGATTTAATTGTTGTCAGTCCGGGTGTAGCTTATGATATTCCTATCCTCGTGGAAGCAAGAAACAAAGGAATCAAAACTATTGGTGAAATGGAATTAGCATGGCAGTATCTCAAATCTTATCCTTGGATTGGCATCACTGGCACAAACGGTAAAACAACTACGACAGCATTAATTGAAGCTATGTTAAAAGCAGGAGGAATAAAAACTTCAGCCTGTGGAAACATAGGTTATGCCGCTTGTGAATTAGCTTTATCAGCCATGGAAAATCCTCCTGAATGGGTAGTAGCAGAAATTAGTAGTTATCAGATAGAATCCTCGGCAGAATTATCTCCTAAAATTGGTGTTTGGACAACTTTTACTCCAGATCATTTAGCTAGACATAAAACTCTTGAAAATTATCGTCAGATTAAAGCTAGTTTACTACAAAGATCTAATGCTAAAATTTTAAATGGAGATGATATTTATTTACATAATTTTGGTTTAAATTTAGACTGGAAAAATATTTATTGGACAAGTATAAAAGGAAAAGATTTTTTATTAGGAGACATAGAAAAAGGAGTTTATTTAGAAGACTCTTGGATTGTTGCATTTAAAGAATTAATTGCACCAATTTCACTATTTAAAATGGTAGGAAAACACAACTTACAAAATCTTTTAATGGCCACTGCCGCCGCAAAATTAGCAGGAGTTACTAAAAGTTCGATTGTTGAAACAATATCATCTTTTACGGGGGTGTCTCACCGATTAGAATTAATTACAACTATCAACGGAATTGATTATATAAATGATAGTAAAGCTACTAATTATGATGCTGCTGAAGTTGGTTTAGACTCTGTGAAATCTCCCGTAATTTTAATTGCTGGAGGAGAAGCTAAAGAGGGTGATGATAATGCTTGGATAAATAAAATCAAGGAAAAATGTATTTCAGTTTTATTAATTGGTGATGCAGCAGATTTATTTGCAGAAAAGTTAGAAAAAGTAGGTTTTAAAGAATATGAAATTGTCAAAACAATGGACAAAGCTATATCTAGAGGAAAAGAATTAGCTGAAGAAAAAAAAGCAAAAGTTGTATTACTTTCCCCAGCTTGTGCCAGTTTTGATCAATACTCTAGTTTTGAACATCGAGGGGATGATTTTCGAGAAATATGTCTAAAAATTAAATAATTTTTTCTTAATCTGATTATGATTAAAAGTAATAGGTAGCAAGTCATAAGCAATAGTTTTATTATTTTAAAAATAGGATATATTTCCTAGATTTTAGTATGATAAAACTAATATAAAATATCAATTCATCTTAAAATTCTATTCCTGCTTGTGCCTTAATTCCTTGTTCTTTAAAAGGATGCTTTATCAGTTTCATTTCTGTTACTAAATCTGCTGTTTCAATTAACTCAGATTTTGCACCTCTCCCTGTTAAAATCACATGAGTATTATCAGGTTTCTGTGCTAAAATTTCCAAAACATCATCAAGGTTTAAATAATTTAATTTTAAAGCAATATTAATCTCATCTAATAATATTAATTTATACTCAGGATTAAGGATAAAATCTTTTGCTTTTTCCCATGCTTTATTTGCCGCTAAAATATCTTTTTCTCTATCTTGAGTTTCCCACGTAAAACCTTCCCCCATAGCATAAAACTCTAATTGATCTGACCATTTTTCTAATACTTCTTTTTCTGCTGGTTGCCATGCACCTTTAATAAATTGTACGATCGCCACCTTGTACCCATGACCTAACGAACGAATGACCATCCCTAAAGCGGCGGTAGTTTTACCCTTGCCATTTCCAGTATGCACAATGATTAAGCCTTTTTCATCGGTCATTTTAGCCAAACGTTGAACTTGAACTTCCTTACGACGTTGCATTTTTCGCTTGTATTCACTGTCAGTTAATTGAAAATTCATGAAAATTTATTTTTTTTGATTTAATTTTTTTCAATTTTAACGGTAAAACAGTCGCTGAAATTAAATATTAATAATATTCTGTTATTTTTTCTCTTCAAGTTTTCTCATTACCTTAATCATTAGTTGAGATTCTCATAGAAATAGATTTATAAGATTTTAAAAGTTAAGTAGCTAGTAGTATTTTTATAAACTTTAAATCCCATTCATATTCGCTATTTTCCTTCTGCCCTAGGCTTCCTGTTTTATTTTTACCCTTAAAGATAAGAATCAATTACAGTAAGGTAATAATCAATTATTTCTATTTTTTCATCAAAAACAGACAAAACAAACTTTAAAAAATCAAAAATAAAAAAACTATCTGAAAAAACTTGACAAAACTTTATAAATCTCTTATTATGTTAACTATAGTGAGAAATCGCTTAATAGTACCTCGAAAATATCATACTCAAATAAAGAAATCATAAAAAGATGACTACCACTTTACAGCAACAACAGTCTTCCGCATGGGAGCAGTTTTGTCAGTGGATCACTTCTACCAACAACCGCTTATATGTAGGTTGGTTCGGTACTTTAATGATCCCTACCCTCTTAACTGCAACTACCTGTTTTATCATCGCATTTATCGCAGCTCCTCCCGTTGACATTGACGGTATTCGTGAGCCTGTAGCTGGATCCTTACTCTATGGAAACAACATCATCTCTGGTGCGGTTGTTCCTTCTAGTAATGCCATCGGTCTTCACTTCTACCCTATTTGGGAAGCAGCATCTTTAGATGAATGGTTATATAACGGTGGTCCTTACCAGTTAGTAGTATTCCACTTCTTGATCGGTATCTTTTGTTATATGGGTCGTCAGTGGGAACTATCTTTCCGTTTAGGAATGCGTCCTTGGATCTGTGTTGCTTATTCTGCACCTGTATCTGCTGCTACTGCTGTATTCTTAATCTACCCCATCGGTCAAGGTTCTTTCTCTGATGGTATGCCTTTAGGAATCTCTGGAACATTTAACTTCATGTTTGTATTCCAAGCTGAGCACAACATTTTAATGCACCCCTTCCATATGTTAGGAGTGGCAGGTGTTTTCGGTGGATCTTTATTCTCCGCGATGCACGGTTCTTTAGTAACTTCTTCCTTAGTGCGTGAAACCACTGAAACTGAATCTCAAAACTACGGTTACAAGTTCGGTCAAGAAGAAGAAACCTACAATATCGTAGCGGCACATGGATACTTTGGTCGTTTAATCTTCCAATATGCATCCTTCAACAACAGTCGTGCGTTACACTTCTTCTTAGGTGCATGGCCTGTAATTGGTATTTGGTTCACCGCAATGGGTGTAAGTACCATGGCATTTAACCTCAACGGTTTCAATTTCAACCAGTCTATCTTAGATAGTCAAGGTCATGTAATTGGAACTTGGGCAGATGTGTTAAACCGTGCAAACATCGGTATCGAAGTAATGCACGAGCGTAACGCTCACAACTTCCCCTTAGATTTAGCAAGTGCAGAGCCTGTATCTGCTCCTGTAATCAACGGTTAAGTTATAGTTTAAAAAACTAAATAATAATCAAAAAGCACTCTCTATTAACTTAGGGGGTGCTTTTTGATGTTTATTTTTTGCTCTTCTATCAGCCAAGAATAATATTGAGGATATACGGGTAAACGAGGTTTCAAATCCCAACCTGCTCGATTGAGAATTTTGGTGATAATTTCGATGTTTTGATGGTGATAGTCAGGGTTGACTTCATCTTTTGGCACAATTCCGCCTAAATCTCTTATTCCCAATTCTAAACATTTTAATAGTGTTTCTTCTGTAGTGATTAAATTAGGTGGTATTTGTAAGGTAATATCAGAAGGTAAAATATCACGGGCGATGGCAATTATTTCTAAAATTTCTGTTTGAGTGATAGATTTTTTTTGTAATTCTTCTTGCGAACCTTGACAATAAGGTTGTAGTATTACTTCTTGGATATGACCCCATTTTTTATGTATTTTAGCTATTGTTTTTAAACTTTCTATTCGATCGTCTAAAGTTTCACCAATGCCTAAAAGAATTCCTGTGGTGAAAGGAATTTTTAGGATACCAGCCCATTCTAGCTGTTGTAATCGTAATTCAGGGATTTTGCTAGGGGCATGAAGATGGACTGTATTTAATAAATTAGGATTTAACTGTTCTAGCATCAACCCCATAGATACATTAACTTGTTTGAGTAAAGACATTTCCTCAAAATTCAAAACTCCAGCATTGGTATGGGGAAAAAATCCCATGTCTAATGCCAATTTTCCTAAATCATAAATTCGCTTTATCCAATCTTTTCTTCGGCTAGATTTTGGGTGTATCTCTCCACTTAAGATTAAAATTTCAATGACTTTTTTATTATCAAGATTAGCAAGGATATTTTTAGCTTTATTTAATTCTAACCAAGGACTTTGATTAGAATCAGTCCTAAAATTACAATAACTGCAACGATTAAAACACTCATAGGTTGGTACAATAGTAAAAGCAGGACTATAGGTAATTATTTTAGACATTTTATTATTATGATGTA encodes the following:
- the psbA gene encoding photosystem II q(b) protein, translating into MTTTLQQQQSSAWEQFCQWITSTNNRLYVGWFGTLMIPTLLTATTCFIIAFIAAPPVDIDGIREPVAGSLLYGNNIISGAVVPSSNAIGLHFYPIWEAASLDEWLYNGGPYQLVVFHFLIGIFCYMGRQWELSFRLGMRPWICVAYSAPVSAATAVFLIYPIGQGSFSDGMPLGISGTFNFMFVFQAEHNILMHPFHMLGVAGVFGGSLFSAMHGSLVTSSLVRETTETESQNYGYKFGQEEETYNIVAAHGYFGRLIFQYASFNNSRALHFFLGAWPVIGIWFTAMGVSTMAFNLNGFNFNQSILDSQGHVIGTWADVLNRANIGIEVMHERNAHNFPLDLASAEPVSAPVING
- the cofG gene encoding 7,8-didemethyl-8-hydroxy-5-deazariboflavin synthase subunit CofG, whose translation is MSKIITYSPAFTIVPTYECFNRCSYCNFRTDSNQSPWLELNKAKNILANLDNKKVIEILILSGEIHPKSSRRKDWIKRIYDLGKLALDMGFFPHTNAGVLNFEEMSLLKQVNVSMGLMLEQLNPNLLNTVHLHAPSKIPELRLQQLEWAGILKIPFTTGILLGIGETLDDRIESLKTIAKIHKKWGHIQEVILQPYCQGSQEELQKKSITQTEILEIIAIARDILPSDITLQIPPNLITTEETLLKCLELGIRDLGGIVPKDEVNPDYHHQNIEIITKILNRAGWDLKPRLPVYPQYYSWLIEEQKINIKKHPLS
- the murD gene encoding UDP-N-acetylmuramoyl-L-alanine--D-glutamate ligase, giving the protein MGNVNIIGLGKSGIAAAKILRKKNHEVTIYDSSTSESLEKIKNNLAQEDILVKLGQTIDLNTQHQPDLIVVSPGVAYDIPILVEARNKGIKTIGEMELAWQYLKSYPWIGITGTNGKTTTTALIEAMLKAGGIKTSACGNIGYAACELALSAMENPPEWVVAEISSYQIESSAELSPKIGVWTTFTPDHLARHKTLENYRQIKASLLQRSNAKILNGDDIYLHNFGLNLDWKNIYWTSIKGKDFLLGDIEKGVYLEDSWIVAFKELIAPISLFKMVGKHNLQNLLMATAAAKLAGVTKSSIVETISSFTGVSHRLELITTINGIDYINDSKATNYDAAEVGLDSVKSPVILIAGGEAKEGDDNAWINKIKEKCISVLLIGDAADLFAEKLEKVGFKEYEIVKTMDKAISRGKELAEEKKAKVVLLSPACASFDQYSSFEHRGDDFREICLKIK
- a CDS encoding RDD family protein, which gives rise to MYSEEILFRRSPKAPFDRRAYAFLIDFIVVWLISSLVTNIFLEFFVFTLLWWILRVIIVDKNKGQSLGRWTMDLKIIDLRFNRLPSLLTLTKREGTVAIGAFLAMIALKINFQDFLLMMLFATPLLLDGLTIFTDDQYNQSFHDRISGTMITQTKRGFSLDLRLKKLFKEARKTWQKNRKKYK
- the cobO gene encoding cob(I)yrinic acid a,c-diamide adenosyltransferase, encoding MNFQLTDSEYKRKMQRRKEVQVQRLAKMTDEKGLIIVHTGNGKGKTTAALGMVIRSLGHGYKVAIVQFIKGAWQPAEKEVLEKWSDQLEFYAMGEGFTWETQDREKDILAANKAWEKAKDFILNPEYKLILLDEINIALKLNYLNLDDVLEILAQKPDNTHVILTGRGAKSELIETADLVTEMKLIKHPFKEQGIKAQAGIEF